One Pecten maximus chromosome 7, xPecMax1.1, whole genome shotgun sequence genomic window carries:
- the LOC117331340 gene encoding NEDD8-activating enzyme E1 catalytic subunit-like has protein sequence MESDWTGRWNHVQKFLERGGPFAHPDFEPSSEALAFLQEVCKILVIGAGGLGCELLKDLALMGFQNITVIDMDTIDLSNLNRQFLFRKKDVGKSKADVAAEFINNRVPGCKVVPYNCKIQEFDEAFYRQFHIIVCGLDSIIARRWMNGMLVSMLNYEDGELDQGSIIPMIDGGTEGFKGNARVIFPGMTACVECTLDLYPPQVNFPLCTIAHTPRLPEHCIEYARIFLWPKEEPFGAGVKIDGDNPTHIKWIMEKSVQRADEFNISGITYRLTQGVVKRIIPAVASTNALIAAACATEVFKIATSCCLPLSNYMNFSDTEGIYTYTFEAMRKEDCMACSNIPQNLNFSETDKLQDILTYLIESPEYQMKSPGMTTSVNGSNKTLYMQTVKSIEERTKANLKLTLKELGLVDGQELYVADPTTPVTVTFKLQLGSKME, from the exons ATGGAATCAGATTGGACCGGACGCTGGAATCATGTGCAGAAGTTTCTGGAGAGAGGAGGACCTTTTGCTCATCCAGATTTTGAACCAAGTTCTGAG GCTCTGGCCTTCCTACAGGAGGTGTGTAAGATCCTGGTTATAGGAGCTGGAGGTCTAGGATGTGAACTTCTGAAGGATCTG GCTTTAATGGGGTTTCAGAATATTACTGTAATTGACATGGACACCATAGACCTGTCAAATCTCAACAGACAGTTTCTGTTTAG GAAAAAAGATGTTGGAAAATCAAAGGCAGATGTGGCTGCAGAGTTTATCAACAACCGGGTCCCTGGATGTAAAGTTGTGCC TTATAATTGCAAAATACAGGAATTTGACGAAGCATTTTATAGAC AATTCCATATCATCGTATGCGGTCTAGATTCTATTATTGCCAGGAGGTGGATGAATGGCATGCTG GTGAGTATGCTGAATTACGAGGATGGTGAACTGGATCAGGGTTCTATCATACCAATGATTGACGGGGGAACAGAGGGATTCAAGGGCAATGCCAGGGTCATATTCCCGGGAATGACTGCATGTGTGGAATGTACTCTAGACTTATACCCACCACAG GTGAATTTTCCACTCTGTACTATTGCACATACTCCAAGATTACCCGAGCACTGTATAGAATATGCTAGGATTTTTCTTTGGCCAAAAGAGGAACCTTTTGGAG CTGGGGTGAAGATTGATGGGGACAACCCAACACATATCAAGTGGATCATGGAGAAAAGTGTTCAACGGGCAGACGAGTTTAACATTTCAGGAATAACTTATAGACTAACGCAAG GTGTTGTGAAGAGAATCATTCCAGCTGTAGCATCAACTAATGCACTTATTGCAG CTGCCTGTGCAACAGAAGTTTTTAAAATAGCAACAAG TTGCTGTTTACCACTAAGTAACTACATGAACTTTAGTGATACAGAAGGGATCTATACGTACACGTTTGAGGCAATGCGCAAG GAGGACTGTATGGCCTGTAGTAACATACCACAGAACCTGAATTTCTCTGAGACTGACAAATTACAAGATATACTCACATACCTCATTGAAAGTCCTGAATA CCAGATGAAGTCTCCGGGAATGACAACATCTGTAAATGGAAgcaataaaacattgtacatgcaAACTGTGAAATCTATAGAGGAGCGAACAAAGGCAAATCTCAAGCTAACTCTAAAAG AACTAGGACTCGTGGATGGTCAGGAGCTGTATGTAGCGGATCCCACCACACCCGTAACTGTGACCTTTAAACTACAGCTGGGCTCAAAAATGGAATAA